The Candidatus Tanganyikabacteria bacterium nucleotide sequence GGAAGGTGATCAGGCTCTCGACCTCCTCCGGGGCCAGGCCGTGGGCTTCCGCGACGACGGTCACGGTGGGGGCGGTGAGGTCGGGGAAGACGTCCACCGGCATCCGCGACGCGGCGAAGGAGCCCCAGCCCAGGATGAGGGCGGCGAGGGCCAGGACCACCAGGCGGTTGTTCAGCGACCAGGCGATCAGCTTGTCGAGCATGAGGTTTCCCGGAAATTCAGGCCGCGCCGACGCTCGCGACCGTTCGTCCCGCGCGCCTCTAACGCCGCTCGGGGCACGCGCGGCGGGCGTGCCGCGGCCAGGCGGCCTCGCGCCGATCGCAACCCGGCGTCAGTTGGCATGGCCGTGAGCCGGAGTCGCTTTCTCGCAGCGCGGCCCTGATGACTTCGCTCCGGCATCGCGGCCGGCACGGGCGCCGGACGGAGCGTTCGCGAAGCGAAGGCCCGACACCACGAGCGCGGCCCCACCCGTTGCATAGGTGGCGCAGGCCTCCGTGCCTGCGTCCGGGGGGCGCCATGTCATTCCAGCGCCGCTTTCAGTGGGCATGGCCATGATCCGGAATCGCGCCGGATAGGGTCGAGAGCCGAATCTCATAGGCGCCCCGGGTCACCACCCGATCGCCGGGCCGGATTCCCGCGAGGACCTGCACCTTGTCTCCCTCGGAGGCGCCGACCTTCAACTCGCGTCGCACGAAGCTCTCGCCGGCGGTCTGGACGTAGGCGATCGGCCGGCCGTTATCGTCCACGACCGCCGACCGCGGCAGGATCGGCGACGGCGCGGCGCGCCCGACCAGGGCCCGCACGCCCGCGCTCATGCCGATGCGCAGCAGGGTCCGCTCGTTTTTCACGGCGTACACCGCCGCGGCGGTCCGGGTCTGGGGATCAAGGACGCCGCCGATGGTGACGAGGCGGCCGCGCAACGCCGCCTGGCCCCCGCCCGGCACGGAGATCTCGGCCGTCTTCGCGCCCGCCACCCGGACGATGTCCGCCTCGGGCACCCGGGCCTCGACCCAGACCTCGGCGAGATCGATGATCCGGAAGAACAACGCCCCTTCGGACACGTAGCTGCCGGGGACCACCCGGGCCTCCACCACGGTGCCCGAAATGGGCGCCCGCAGGCTGAAACTGTCCTCCGTCACGGTCGCCGTTCCCGCGCGAGCCGCGGTCGCGGCGCGGTACTCGTGGCGGGCCGCCTCCTCGGCCGCGCGGGCGATGTCCAGGGCGGTCCGGGCTTCCGCCACTCGTCTGGCCGGACCCGCCCCCGACGCGGCCAGGCGTTCGGCCCGCGCCAGGTCGGCCCGGGCCTGCCGGAGAGTCGCCTCGGCCTCGGCGAGTGCGGCGGCCAGGCCGGCCCGATCGCGGCCGTGGCCGCCCGACGGGGTCAGGACCGCCAGGACCTCGCCGCGCCGGACGCGATCCCCCAGCCGCGGCATGCGCCCGTGACCCGGCACCACCAGGCCGTCGGCCGGCGCGGAGACCGACACCTCGCGCCCCGCGGCCGGACGGACGCTGCCCTGCAGCGGCAAGCCGGCGGCGATCGCACCGGTCTCGACCACCCGCGTCGCGAACGCGATCTTCCAC carries:
- a CDS encoding efflux RND transporter periplasmic adaptor subunit; this translates as MRWHLAAIAALALAASLAGCLPDGPERQADAATQPGHDHQPERQGSPQPDHDHGAGGHADAQLGHDHGAEAAPPEIPTRAMTVFTGRTELFAEHRHLVAGQETPFAAHVTDLRDYSAVGSGSLEAVLRGPDGREEVFRADGVARPGIFRPVVKPSRPGTYDLAFRLAAPGLVDRIAAGAVTVFASEQAALAAPAEEATDPDEISFLKEQQWKIAFATRVVETGAIAAGLPLQGSVRPAAGREVSVSAPADGLVVPGHGRMPRLGDRVRRGEVLAVLTPSGGHGRDRAGLAAALAEAEATLRQARADLARAERLAASGAGPARRVAEARTALDIARAAEEAARHEYRAATAARAGTATVTEDSFSLRAPISGTVVEARVVPGSYVSEGALFFRIIDLAEVWVEARVPEADIVRVAGAKTAEISVPGGGQAALRGRLVTIGGVLDPQTRTAAAVYAVKNERTLLRIGMSAGVRALVGRAAPSPILPRSAVVDDNGRPIAYVQTAGESFVRRELKVGASEGDKVQVLAGIRPGDRVVTRGAYEIRLSTLSGAIPDHGHAH